The following are from one region of the Thiocapsa rosea genome:
- a CDS encoding polysaccharide deacetylase family protein, protein MPVVLSVDVEDWAQSTLGTDLPLYPRAGRNTEYLLDLMAEQGRQMTCFVLGRFAEMFPDTVRRIAREGHEVASHGFGHINIYKQTPDAFREDVRRSKAQLEDLIGQAVLGYRGPNFSLGPAGDWPLEILAAEGFVYDSSIFPSPTYRHGRAHWPAHPVRVTLPSGRRLVELPAATLRLFGRVLPVSGGGYHRLLPWPLIRWSVARSLAANRVFTLYCHPYEFDPDEFDHLPAELGLSWKIRLHQGLGRRGFESKFRKLMASFETTTARALIERELWPEHVLGAAESSSAAG, encoded by the coding sequence ATGCCTGTCGTTTTGTCTGTCGACGTGGAGGATTGGGCGCAGTCCACGCTCGGTACCGACCTGCCGCTCTATCCGCGTGCGGGTCGCAACACCGAGTATCTTTTGGATCTGATGGCGGAGCAGGGACGGCAGATGACCTGTTTCGTCCTCGGGCGATTTGCCGAGATGTTTCCGGATACGGTGCGGCGGATCGCGCGCGAGGGCCATGAGGTCGCCTCGCACGGGTTCGGCCATATCAACATCTACAAGCAAACGCCGGACGCGTTCCGCGAGGATGTCCGTCGCTCCAAGGCGCAGTTGGAGGACCTGATCGGGCAGGCGGTCTTGGGCTATCGGGGACCGAACTTTTCGCTCGGGCCGGCGGGCGACTGGCCGCTCGAGATCCTGGCCGCGGAGGGCTTCGTCTATGACTCGAGCATCTTTCCGTCGCCGACCTATCGGCATGGACGGGCGCATTGGCCGGCGCATCCGGTGCGTGTGACCTTGCCCTCGGGCCGCCGTTTGGTGGAGCTTCCGGCGGCGACGCTGAGGCTCTTCGGGCGTGTCTTGCCGGTGTCGGGCGGGGGTTATCATCGTCTCCTGCCCTGGCCGTTGATCCGTTGGAGCGTCGCTCGCTCGCTGGCTGCGAATCGGGTCTTCACGCTGTACTGCCACCCCTACGAGTTCGACCCGGACGAGTTTGACCATCTGCCGGCAGAGCTTGGGTTGTCTTGGAAGATCCGGCTGCATCAGGGTCTCGGGCGGCGGGGGTTCGAATCCAAGTTTCGGAAGTTGATGGCATCCTTCGAGACCACGACGGCGCGGGCGTTGATCGAGCGCGAGCTTTGGCCCGAGCACGTCCTTGGCGCGGCCGAATCCTCGTCTGCCGCCGGCTAG
- a CDS encoding ElyC/SanA/YdcF family protein: MESLLALVKPLVSALAMPMTIASGLVVLGLVFWLLGRQRAGVRLMIGAALIVALAAWWPVSEGLLGPLERRYPALVDPSAPGDVAAIVVLGAGWWPRADWPLSSQLNENSAIRLFEGVRLAHALPEARLILSGGGGRDGRPPVASGYAQAARELGIADARILTLDSALDTAQEAYAVDAAIGPGRRILLVTSAAHMPRAMRHFERVGLAPIAAPTQHLTGRYEKRTLLSWLPSSGNLRKTERALHEYLGLLALELDHRGVRP; the protein is encoded by the coding sequence ATGGAGAGTCTCCTGGCCCTCGTGAAGCCGCTGGTCTCCGCATTGGCGATGCCGATGACGATCGCCTCTGGTCTGGTCGTCCTCGGCCTGGTCTTTTGGCTTCTGGGGCGTCAACGTGCCGGGGTGCGCCTCATGATCGGGGCTGCGCTCATCGTGGCGCTGGCCGCTTGGTGGCCGGTGTCGGAGGGTCTATTGGGTCCGCTCGAGCGACGTTACCCGGCGCTGGTGGATCCGAGTGCGCCGGGCGATGTCGCGGCGATCGTGGTGCTCGGTGCAGGCTGGTGGCCGCGCGCCGATTGGCCGCTCAGCTCGCAGCTCAACGAGAACTCCGCGATCCGTCTGTTCGAAGGTGTGCGACTCGCACATGCTCTTCCCGAGGCCCGCTTGATCCTCAGCGGGGGAGGGGGCCGAGACGGACGTCCGCCGGTCGCGTCGGGCTATGCGCAGGCAGCGCGGGAGCTCGGCATTGCGGATGCGCGTATCCTGACCTTGGACAGCGCGCTCGACACGGCTCAAGAGGCGTATGCGGTCGACGCTGCCATCGGGCCCGGGCGGCGCATCCTGCTCGTCACCTCGGCGGCCCACATGCCCCGGGCCATGCGGCACTTCGAGCGGGTGGGATTGGCGCCCATCGCGGCGCCGACTCAGCACCTGACCGGCAGATACGAGAAGCGGACCCTGCTGAGCTGGCTACCGAGTTCGGGAAATCTGCGCAAGACCGAGCGCGCCTTGCATGAGTATCTGGGTCTGTTGGCCTTGGAGCTCGACCATCGCGGAGTTCGGCCTTGA
- a CDS encoding LegC family aminotransferase has protein sequence MAKSSKTFDALIAGVRAIYGEGSVPLHRPVFEGNERQYLVDCIDSNFVSSVGAKVTEFEERIADFTRAGYAVATVNGTAALHMALELAGVGRDDEVITQALTFVATCNAARCAGAWPVFVDVDRDTLGLSPTALRAFFERHAERRAGVVFNRSSGRRLAACVPMHTFGHPCRIGEIVAICDEWGIPVVEDAAESLGSFIDLLPEEVGAASAAPTPVDRGGLAAKAAPTADWNGLAAEAAATVGSRWRHTGTLGRLGTLSFNGNKIITTGGGGMIVTDDAELAARAKHLTTTAKVPHPFEFVHDQTGYNYRMPNLNAALGCAQMERLPEMLAIKAEIARRYAAVCAEIGICFLAAPAGTRSNHWLNAILLSSAAERDAFLEYTNAQGVMTRPIWRLMSRLAMYADCQHDGLENSLWLEERVVNLPSSVPEGWMGDFAAV, from the coding sequence ATGGCTAAGTCTTCAAAAACCTTCGATGCCCTGATCGCGGGTGTTCGTGCCATTTATGGCGAGGGCAGCGTCCCTCTGCATCGTCCGGTGTTCGAGGGCAACGAACGCCAGTATCTGGTCGACTGCATCGACTCCAACTTTGTCTCCTCGGTGGGGGCGAAGGTCACCGAGTTCGAGGAGCGGATCGCTGATTTCACCAGGGCTGGCTATGCGGTGGCCACGGTCAACGGTACGGCGGCGCTGCATATGGCGCTCGAGCTCGCGGGTGTCGGTCGCGATGATGAGGTCATCACCCAGGCACTGACCTTTGTGGCGACCTGCAACGCGGCGCGCTGTGCGGGGGCTTGGCCGGTATTTGTGGATGTAGACCGCGACACGCTGGGTCTGAGTCCGACGGCGTTGCGGGCATTTTTCGAGCGGCATGCCGAGCGGCGAGCGGGTGTTGTGTTCAACCGATCCAGCGGTCGACGACTGGCGGCCTGTGTGCCGATGCATACCTTCGGTCATCCGTGCCGGATCGGCGAGATCGTTGCGATTTGCGATGAGTGGGGAATCCCCGTGGTGGAGGATGCGGCCGAGTCGCTCGGGAGTTTTATTGATTTGTTGCCGGAAGAGGTAGGGGCGGCTTCAGCCGCCCCTACACCCGTTGATCGGGGCGGGTTGGCGGCTAAAGCCGCCCCTACCGCCGATTGGAACGGGTTGGCGGCTGAAGCCGCCGCTACAGTTGGTTCGAGGTGGCGGCATACGGGTACGTTAGGGCGGTTGGGGACGTTGAGCTTCAACGGGAACAAGATCATCACGACGGGTGGCGGGGGGATGATCGTCACCGATGACGCCGAGTTGGCGGCGCGGGCGAAACACCTGACGACAACCGCGAAGGTCCCGCACCCCTTCGAGTTCGTTCACGACCAAACCGGCTACAACTATCGGATGCCGAATCTCAACGCGGCCTTGGGCTGTGCGCAGATGGAGCGCTTGCCCGAGATGTTGGCGATCAAGGCCGAGATCGCGCGGCGTTATGCGGCCGTGTGCGCCGAGATCGGTATTTGCTTCTTGGCGGCGCCCGCGGGGACGCGTTCCAATCACTGGCTCAATGCGATCCTGTTGAGTTCGGCGGCGGAGCGGGATGCGTTTTTGGAGTACACCAACGCTCAGGGCGTGATGACCCGGCCCATTTGGCGTTTGATGAGCCGTCTGGCGATGTATGCCGACTGTCAGCATGACGGTCTTGAGAACTCGCTCTGGTTGGAGGAGCGGGTGGTAAACCTGCCATCGAGCGTGCCGGAAGGGTGGATGGGCGATTTCGCGGCGGTGTAG
- a CDS encoding DUF5615 family PIN-like protein, with protein sequence MKLLIDENLSPQLAAWANQQGLEASAAVYVGLQGKPDIQVWRHAYANSQIVVTVNVGDFIQLAQGVELHPGVIAFREAGLDRKTQWERLQQAIRFVEDQCEGDLTNQVLEVKRSGDLVLHTIPEY encoded by the coding sequence TTGAAGCTGCTGATCGACGAGAATCTTTCACCGCAGCTTGCCGCTTGGGCGAACCAGCAGGGGTTGGAAGCCAGTGCGGCCGTCTACGTGGGCCTTCAGGGTAAGCCCGACATTCAGGTCTGGCGCCATGCCTATGCGAACAGCCAGATTGTTGTGACGGTGAATGTCGGTGATTTCATCCAGCTTGCCCAAGGGGTTGAGTTGCACCCCGGGGTGATCGCGTTCCGTGAAGCCGGTCTGGATCGGAAAACGCAGTGGGAACGTTTGCAGCAGGCGATTCGATTCGTTGAAGATCAGTGCGAGGGGGATCTGACGAACCAGGTGCTTGAAGTGAAGCGCAGCGGAGATCTGGTGCTTCATACGATTCCTGAGTATTGA
- a CDS encoding DUF433 domain-containing protein: protein MSLRFDTRVAAAATAQDPKLMRQEFSRVLHMPAQTDGLKRHRLRFREVLYFKLKGTLEREGLVLSPEDRRALYKVLTIRAGEVGGWRRTGRKLVRAGDVPITLDLTNIVRSTHSALRTVLRGEDLIESRSDVCSGEPVFKGTRVPVVHLIEQFRTGVPFPEIAEDYPQLSEKALRYAELRSRMGQAPGRPPGPLKIRRTATAS from the coding sequence ATGTCTCTGAGATTTGACACCCGTGTCGCGGCAGCGGCTACGGCGCAAGACCCAAAGCTGATGCGCCAGGAGTTTTCCCGCGTCTTGCATATGCCTGCGCAAACCGATGGGCTCAAACGTCACCGTCTGCGGTTTCGCGAGGTGCTCTATTTCAAGTTGAAGGGGACCTTGGAGCGCGAGGGGTTGGTGTTGAGCCCAGAGGACAGGCGCGCGCTCTATAAGGTCCTGACGATCAGGGCCGGTGAGGTTGGCGGCTGGCGTCGAACGGGGCGGAAACTGGTGCGTGCCGGTGACGTGCCGATCACGCTCGACCTGACCAATATCGTGCGCAGCACGCATAGCGCGTTGCGAACGGTCCTGCGAGGAGAAGACCTGATCGAAAGCCGATCCGACGTCTGTTCCGGTGAGCCGGTGTTCAAGGGCACGCGCGTGCCGGTCGTGCATCTCATCGAGCAGTTTCGCACGGGCGTACCCTTTCCCGAGATCGCTGAAGATTACCCCCAGCTCAGCGAAAAAGCCCTGCGCTACGCCGAGCTTCGCTCGCGCATGGGCCAGGCGCCCGGCCGACCGCCGGGGCCGCTGAAGATCAGGCGGACCGCGACCGCGTCTTGA
- a CDS encoding REP-associated tyrosine transposase, protein MSRDDLLKGRFSEPGRAYHVTTVIEGRRPVFADLTLGRILVEEMRLLDRAGAVRSLAFVVMPDHLHWLFVLGDGADLSSVMRRSKRRSARRLGQVGGVVAPVWQRGFYDHAVRREETLRDIGRYIVANPLRRGLVQSVGDYALWDAVWVGGDVGDILV, encoded by the coding sequence ATGTCTCGGGACGATTTGCTGAAGGGTCGGTTTTCGGAGCCTGGGCGTGCTTATCATGTGACGACGGTGATCGAGGGTCGTCGGCCTGTGTTTGCGGATTTGACCTTGGGTCGGATCTTGGTCGAGGAGATGCGGCTGCTGGACCGGGCGGGTGCGGTGCGGAGTTTGGCTTTCGTGGTGATGCCGGATCATTTGCATTGGCTGTTTGTGCTGGGTGACGGTGCGGATCTGTCGTCGGTGATGCGGCGGTCGAAACGTCGCTCGGCGCGGCGTCTCGGCCAAGTCGGCGGGGTGGTGGCTCCGGTGTGGCAGCGTGGATTTTACGATCATGCGGTGCGTCGGGAGGAGACGCTGCGGGATATCGGGCGGTATATCGTTGCGAATCCCTTGCGGCGTGGGTTGGTGCAGTCGGTCGGCGATTATGCGTTGTGGGATGCGGTATGGGTTGGCGGGGATGTGGGGGATATTTTGGTTTAG
- a CDS encoding UDP-N-acetylglucosamine 4,6-dehydratase: MDVLGLIGRERVLFDGDIAAHEAELSARVAEGRFLVIGGAGSIGQAVAREIFKRNPRVLHVVDISENNMVELVRDIRSTLGYIEGDFRTFAIDCGSVEFRALMRWSGGYDYVLNLSALKHVRSEKDPFTLMRMVDVNILNTIATIAQAQEGGARKYFCVSTDKAANPVNMMGASKRIMEQFLMRASLDLPISTARFANVAFSDGSLLHGFNQRFAKRQPFSAPNDVRRYFVTPQESGELCLMSCLLGENRDILFPKLSERLHLITFSEIAVRYLAALGYEAYPCASEEEAREGVEERIARKQWPCYFFASDTTGEKDFEEFFTSGETLDMTRFESIGVIKNTAVFDSSALDAFLERITALKARGWWERDELVDLFHAMLPDFGHKETGKYLDEKM, from the coding sequence ATGGACGTGTTGGGGTTGATTGGTCGGGAACGGGTGCTGTTTGACGGCGACATCGCTGCACATGAGGCGGAGCTGTCGGCGCGGGTGGCGGAGGGGCGTTTTTTGGTGATCGGGGGTGCTGGGTCGATCGGGCAGGCGGTGGCTCGGGAGATCTTCAAGCGCAATCCCCGGGTGCTGCATGTCGTGGACATCAGCGAGAACAATATGGTCGAGCTGGTGCGCGATATCCGCAGTACGCTCGGCTACATCGAGGGTGACTTCCGCACCTTTGCGATCGACTGCGGCTCGGTGGAGTTTCGAGCGCTGATGCGCTGGAGCGGCGGTTACGACTATGTGCTGAATCTGTCCGCCTTGAAGCATGTGCGCAGCGAGAAGGATCCCTTTACGTTGATGCGGATGGTGGACGTCAACATCCTCAACACCATCGCGACCATCGCACAGGCTCAAGAGGGCGGGGCGCGGAAATACTTCTGCGTGTCGACCGACAAGGCGGCAAACCCGGTCAATATGATGGGTGCGAGCAAGCGCATCATGGAGCAGTTTCTGATGCGTGCCAGCCTGGATCTGCCGATCTCGACGGCGCGTTTTGCAAACGTGGCCTTTTCCGACGGCTCCTTGCTGCATGGATTCAATCAACGCTTCGCCAAACGCCAGCCCTTCTCCGCACCGAACGATGTGCGGCGCTATTTCGTGACGCCGCAGGAGTCTGGCGAGCTCTGTCTGATGTCTTGTCTGTTGGGGGAGAATCGGGACATCCTCTTTCCGAAGCTGAGCGAGCGGCTGCATCTGATTACCTTCTCGGAAATCGCGGTGCGCTATCTCGCCGCCTTAGGATACGAGGCTTACCCTTGCGCCAGCGAGGAAGAGGCACGGGAGGGCGTCGAGGAGCGCATTGCGCGCAAGCAATGGCCTTGTTACTTCTTCGCCAGCGATACGACGGGCGAAAAGGATTTCGAGGAGTTTTTTACTTCCGGCGAAACCTTGGATATGACGCGCTTCGAGAGCATCGGGGTGATCAAGAACACTGCAGTCTTCGATTCATCCGCTTTGGATGCGTTTCTGGAGCGGATCACGGCGCTCAAGGCCCGCGGATGGTGGGAGCGGGATGAGTTGGTGGATCTCTTTCATGCGATGCTCCCCGATTTCGGTCACAAGGAAACGGGGAAATATCTGGACGAGAAGATGTGA
- a CDS encoding sugar transferase, whose protein sequence is MNERFDSTRIVDFILSTVFISWVLPLWIIVIPVLRFTGEGEIFYRQPRVGKDGKLFDLLKFATMLKDSPKLGTGDLTIHNDPRVLPVGRWLRKSKINELPQLINVWLGHMSIAGPRPQTPRCFSAFPPEMQSEIVKVRPGLSGLGAILFRGEEKMMKDAADPVAFYDHVIMPYKGQVENWYIRNRSLKNYFLVIIVTIWVILFPKSKIAWRWFEDLPTPPPELAPYF, encoded by the coding sequence TTGAACGAACGATTCGACTCGACGCGCATCGTCGATTTTATTCTGTCGACGGTCTTTATATCGTGGGTGCTGCCGCTTTGGATCATTGTGATCCCGGTTCTGCGTTTCACCGGCGAGGGCGAGATCTTTTACCGCCAGCCGCGGGTCGGAAAAGACGGTAAGCTGTTCGATCTGCTCAAGTTCGCGACCATGCTGAAAGACAGTCCGAAGCTCGGGACGGGTGACTTGACGATCCATAACGACCCGCGCGTCCTGCCGGTCGGGCGGTGGTTGCGTAAGAGCAAGATCAACGAGCTCCCGCAGCTGATCAACGTCTGGCTGGGACACATGAGCATCGCCGGTCCGCGGCCTCAGACACCGCGTTGCTTTTCGGCCTTTCCGCCGGAGATGCAGTCCGAGATCGTGAAGGTGCGGCCCGGGTTGTCCGGTCTCGGGGCCATCCTGTTTCGCGGAGAGGAGAAGATGATGAAGGATGCGGCGGACCCGGTCGCCTTCTACGATCACGTCATCATGCCTTACAAGGGACAGGTGGAGAACTGGTATATCCGGAATCGGTCCCTGAAGAACTACTTTTTAGTCATTATCGTGACCATCTGGGTGATTCTGTTTCCCAAGAGCAAGATTGCTTGGCGATGGTTTGAGGATCTGCCGACACCCCCGCCCGAACTCGCCCCTTACTTCTGA
- a CDS encoding nucleoside-diphosphate sugar epimerase/dehydratase — MSLWFQRARSRLLVFVHDIVTIPVAWGLAYWMRFNLAYVPPEFIEEAVEMLPLVVLVVGPVYWAFGLYRGVWRFASIDDLVRIAFAVLTGTTLLLFVLFIFNRMAFIPRSLPVLFVIFQLMLLAGPRLFYRWIKDRRLDFSGGRRVLIVGAERTGEMLVRDLLRDRHSGYVPIAFVDDKPRRHGGVVHGVPIRGTTDQIPQLVETFGIDVVLLATPTASAKEMQRLVGLCETAGRPFRTVPQVKDVMAGLVSVNQLRPVLIEDLLGRDQVNLDWDGMRNGLADRVVLVSGAGGSIGSELCRQLRACRPRELILVDHGEFNLYRIETELLDEPDPPVLSRYLLDVTNRGGIDALFERVRPDVVFHAAAYKHVPLLEDQIQAALHNNVVGTRVMAEAADRWGCERFVLISTDKAVNPSNVMGASKRLAELICLETDHRSACRFMTVRFGNVLGSAGSVVPRFRQQIERGGPLTVTHPEIERFFMTIPEACQLIMQAAVIGHGGETFVLDMGEPVKIRYLAEQMIRLSGLEPGRDIAIKYTGLRPGEKLFEELFYASEGFTDTPNPRIKIARRAEGPEVAVLDLALADLDAALFERSDAAAGRVLARLVPGWSGDPGAVRSADPKAAAVGMPG, encoded by the coding sequence ATGAGCCTTTGGTTTCAGCGCGCCCGTTCGCGTCTGCTGGTGTTCGTGCATGACATCGTGACAATCCCGGTGGCCTGGGGTTTGGCCTATTGGATGCGGTTCAACCTCGCCTACGTGCCGCCGGAGTTCATCGAAGAGGCGGTCGAGATGCTGCCCTTGGTTGTGCTCGTGGTCGGGCCGGTCTATTGGGCTTTCGGACTCTACCGTGGCGTTTGGCGCTTTGCCTCGATCGACGATCTGGTCCGCATCGCCTTCGCGGTGCTGACCGGGACGACCTTGCTGCTTTTCGTGCTCTTCATCTTCAACCGGATGGCCTTTATTCCGCGGTCTTTGCCGGTGCTGTTCGTCATTTTTCAGTTGATGCTGTTGGCAGGACCGCGCCTCTTCTATCGCTGGATCAAGGACCGGCGGCTGGACTTCAGCGGCGGGCGGCGTGTGCTGATCGTAGGCGCCGAGCGCACGGGGGAGATGCTGGTGCGGGATCTTCTGCGAGATCGGCATTCCGGGTACGTGCCGATCGCCTTTGTCGACGACAAACCGCGGCGTCACGGCGGTGTTGTCCATGGCGTGCCGATCCGGGGCACCACCGATCAGATCCCGCAGTTGGTCGAGACGTTCGGTATCGACGTGGTCTTGTTGGCCACGCCGACGGCGTCGGCGAAGGAGATGCAGCGTCTCGTCGGCTTGTGCGAGACCGCGGGCCGCCCGTTTCGGACCGTGCCCCAGGTCAAAGACGTCATGGCGGGTCTGGTCTCGGTGAACCAGCTTCGGCCGGTCTTGATCGAGGATTTGTTGGGACGCGATCAAGTCAACCTGGACTGGGACGGCATGCGCAACGGCTTAGCCGATCGGGTCGTGCTGGTCAGCGGGGCCGGCGGCTCGATCGGCTCGGAGCTTTGCCGGCAGCTTCGTGCCTGTCGACCGCGCGAGTTGATCCTGGTCGATCACGGCGAGTTCAATCTCTATCGGATCGAGACCGAGTTGCTGGACGAGCCCGATCCGCCGGTGCTCAGCCGATATCTGTTGGATGTCACCAACCGGGGCGGGATCGATGCGCTGTTTGAGCGGGTGCGTCCGGATGTCGTCTTCCACGCGGCGGCCTACAAGCATGTCCCGCTGCTCGAGGATCAGATTCAGGCGGCCTTGCACAACAATGTTGTCGGCACCCGGGTGATGGCCGAAGCGGCCGACCGTTGGGGTTGCGAGCGTTTCGTCTTGATCTCGACCGATAAGGCGGTGAATCCGTCGAATGTCATGGGTGCCAGCAAACGATTGGCGGAGCTGATCTGTTTGGAGACGGATCACCGCTCGGCCTGCCGCTTCATGACCGTGCGTTTCGGCAACGTGCTGGGCTCCGCGGGCAGCGTGGTGCCGCGCTTTCGCCAGCAGATCGAACGGGGCGGCCCCCTGACCGTGACGCATCCGGAGATCGAGCGCTTCTTCATGACGATCCCGGAGGCATGCCAGCTCATCATGCAGGCGGCGGTTATCGGACACGGCGGGGAGACCTTCGTACTCGATATGGGCGAGCCGGTAAAGATTCGCTACCTGGCGGAGCAGATGATCCGTCTGTCGGGCCTTGAGCCGGGGCGGGATATCGCGATCAAGTACACAGGCTTGCGTCCGGGCGAGAAGCTGTTCGAGGAGTTGTTTTATGCGTCGGAGGGCTTTACGGACACACCGAATCCGCGCATCAAGATCGCGCGCCGCGCCGAAGGTCCGGAGGTTGCCGTCTTGGACTTAGCGCTTGCCGATTTGGATGCGGCTCTCTTCGAGCGAAGCGATGCCGCTGCGGGTAGGGTGCTGGCGCGTCTGGTGCCGGGGTGGTCGGGCGACCCCGGGGCTGTCCGGTCGGCAGACCCCAAAGCGGCTGCCGTAGGAATGCCGGGTTGA
- a CDS encoding polysaccharide biosynthesis/export family protein: MSVGIGSVVGCAGSPSSGAGKNAPSYAEEAQARAAQVRLTELNQALAMASNGPGGDLSAHDYRLGPGDVIKIEAPQVPEIQGLRVRITGPGTVNLPLVGELRLSGLTVGGAEQLLSERLSRYVHQPQVALFVQEYASQEVTVTGAVARPGVFPITRPRTLIEVLSMAGGLAGNAGSTVGVRTVGPDPQTGEMAAQNLILDLRDLVANPNANALVLRGGDSLYVPEAGTIFVDGAVANPGSFALRSDMTVLKAIAEAGGTNWEAIDSNVRVIRHDGSGAPRELAVDLAAVRDRGVADLPLEDGDVVIVDSNTVKKGAVTMWNQTLRVLSLRVLYR; the protein is encoded by the coding sequence ATGTCCGTCGGGATTGGATCGGTCGTCGGATGCGCCGGATCGCCGTCGAGCGGCGCGGGAAAGAACGCGCCGTCTTACGCCGAGGAGGCGCAGGCACGGGCGGCGCAAGTGCGCCTGACCGAGTTGAACCAGGCGCTGGCAATGGCGTCGAACGGGCCCGGCGGGGATCTCTCGGCCCATGATTATCGGCTGGGACCGGGCGACGTGATCAAGATCGAGGCGCCGCAGGTGCCGGAGATCCAGGGTCTGCGCGTGCGGATCACGGGTCCGGGGACGGTGAATCTGCCCCTGGTGGGGGAGTTGAGATTGAGCGGCTTGACGGTCGGCGGGGCGGAGCAGCTCCTGTCGGAACGCTTGAGCCGTTACGTGCATCAGCCGCAGGTCGCGCTCTTCGTCCAGGAGTATGCCTCGCAGGAGGTGACGGTGACAGGCGCGGTGGCGCGCCCGGGTGTCTTTCCGATCACCCGTCCGAGGACCCTGATCGAGGTGTTGTCGATGGCGGGTGGGTTGGCCGGGAACGCGGGTTCGACGGTCGGGGTGCGTACCGTGGGGCCGGATCCGCAGACCGGGGAGATGGCCGCGCAGAATTTGATTCTGGACCTGCGGGATCTGGTGGCGAATCCGAATGCGAATGCTCTTGTCTTGCGCGGCGGGGACAGTCTCTATGTGCCCGAGGCGGGGACCATCTTCGTGGACGGTGCGGTGGCCAATCCGGGCTCCTTCGCGTTGCGTTCGGACATGACGGTGCTCAAGGCGATTGCCGAGGCCGGGGGGACCAACTGGGAGGCGATCGACTCGAACGTCCGGGTGATTCGGCACGACGGCAGCGGGGCGCCGCGGGAGCTAGCGGTGGACCTTGCGGCGGTGCGCGATCGCGGGGTCGCAGACTTGCCGTTGGAGGACGGGGATGTGGTGATCGTCGACAGCAATACGGTGAAGAAAGGCGCGGTCACAATGTGGAATCAGACCCTGCGGGTGTTGTCACTGCGGGTCTTGTACCGATGA
- a CDS encoding RloB family protein has product MARDRSPKERQRRQLERKQARCAGYDRILIVSEGSKTEPNDFREIRTAHRLHTANVEVRPSELGTAPIQVVQYARELFENGDRHRNIQRRAFEQVYAVFDRDGHASYFDALNQAASLDDKLRNDNRQPVVFRAIASIPNFELWLLLHYKDIQGGHSGADPP; this is encoded by the coding sequence ATGGCGCGCGACCGCTCCCCCAAAGAGCGCCAGCGCCGACAGCTCGAACGCAAGCAGGCGCGCTGCGCCGGCTACGACCGCATCCTGATCGTCTCGGAGGGAAGCAAGACCGAGCCCAACGACTTCCGCGAGATCCGTACTGCCCATCGCCTGCACACGGCCAATGTCGAGGTGCGGCCCAGCGAGCTCGGCACTGCGCCGATCCAGGTCGTGCAATACGCACGGGAGCTGTTCGAGAACGGGGATCGCCACAGGAATATTCAGCGCCGTGCGTTCGAGCAGGTCTACGCAGTCTTCGACCGCGACGGGCATGCCAGCTATTTCGACGCCTTGAATCAGGCGGCGTCCTTGGATGACAAGCTGCGCAACGACAACAGGCAACCGGTAGTCTTCAGGGCAATTGCCTCGATCCCCAACTTCGAGCTGTGGCTGTTGCTGCACTACAAGGACATTCAGGGAGGACATTCAGGCGCCGATCCACCGTGA